Proteins encoded within one genomic window of Bacillus sp. 1NLA3E:
- the yqfC gene encoding sporulation protein YqfC, whose protein sequence is MAKKWGQFVRDWITKKMDLPSDVMMDLPRITMVGQIHIYVENHRGLLTFSDKELRLLLKQGQLLVKGKAFVIKMILPEEILLEGKIDQVIYINE, encoded by the coding sequence ATGGCAAAAAAATGGGGCCAATTTGTTCGCGACTGGATAACGAAAAAAATGGATCTTCCCTCAGATGTCATGATGGATTTGCCCAGGATTACGATGGTTGGACAAATTCATATTTATGTTGAGAACCACCGTGGATTACTTACTTTTTCCGATAAAGAGCTTCGTTTACTGTTAAAACAGGGCCAACTTTTAGTAAAAGGTAAGGCTTTTGTTATTAAAATGATATTGCCGGAAGAAATTCTACTTGAAGGAAAAATAGATCAAGTAATTTATATAAATGAGTGA
- the ybeY gene encoding rRNA maturation RNase YbeY, protein MSLIIDFIDETEKVNDDDIKIVKELLDLAARLEEVEDDSEVSVTFVTNEKIQEINREYRGKDQPTDVISFAMEELGEGEIQLNGLDIPRILGDIIISVSKADEQAAEYGHSFKRELGFLAVHGFLHLLGYDHETSEDEKIMFSKQKEVLDEYGLQR, encoded by the coding sequence GTGAGTTTAATTATTGATTTTATTGATGAGACAGAAAAGGTTAATGATGACGATATAAAAATTGTTAAAGAATTATTAGATTTGGCAGCACGGCTTGAAGAAGTTGAAGACGATAGTGAAGTATCGGTAACGTTTGTTACAAACGAGAAGATTCAAGAAATTAATCGTGAGTACAGGGGAAAAGATCAGCCCACTGATGTAATTTCCTTTGCGATGGAAGAGTTAGGCGAAGGGGAAATCCAACTTAATGGGCTGGATATTCCTAGAATTCTTGGCGATATTATCATATCTGTTTCTAAGGCAGATGAACAGGCAGCTGAATATGGCCATTCTTTTAAAAGAGAGTTAGGATTCCTTGCGGTCCATGGATTTTTGCATTTGTTAGGATATGATCATGAAACGAGCGAAGACGAAAAAATAATGTTTTCAAAACAAAAGGAAGTCCTCGATGAGTACGGACTTCAACGCTAA
- a CDS encoding diacylglycerol kinase family protein, which produces MSTDFNAKVQKVYKSFSFAIQGIIHAFKHERNLKIHFVAALLVILLGCWLQLTTTEWLFVLLAIGGVITLELLNTAVERLVDLVTKEDHPLAKQAKDIAAGAVLVYAILSVLIGLIIFIPKLLNIFG; this is translated from the coding sequence ATGAGTACGGACTTCAACGCTAAGGTCCAAAAGGTTTATAAGTCCTTTTCCTTTGCGATACAAGGGATTATTCACGCGTTTAAACATGAAAGAAATTTAAAAATTCATTTTGTTGCCGCCTTGTTGGTTATTTTACTGGGATGTTGGCTTCAATTGACGACAACCGAATGGCTATTTGTTCTTCTTGCTATCGGTGGAGTGATTACGCTTGAATTGCTGAACACAGCAGTTGAGAGACTTGTTGACCTGGTGACAAAAGAGGATCATCCACTAGCCAAACAAGCAAAAGATATCGCGGCAGGAGCCGTTTTGGTTTACGCAATCCTTTCAGTTTTGATTGGGTTGATCATTTTTATTCCAAAGTTATTAAACATATTTGGATGA
- a CDS encoding helix-turn-helix transcriptional regulator, which yields MRKIELNKRQDLILQIVKENGPITGEHIADQLGLTRATLRPDLAILTMAGFLDARPRVGYFYTGKSGAQLLTENLKKIYVKDYQSIPVVVHENISVYDAIVTMFLEDVGTLFVVDQESILVGVLSRKDLLRASLGKQELAALPVNIIMTRMPNITMCQREELLIDIAIKLIEKQIDALPVVKETEKGFEVIGRITKTNITKAFVALASGE from the coding sequence GTGAGGAAAATAGAACTTAATAAGCGTCAAGATCTAATTCTCCAGATTGTAAAAGAAAACGGGCCAATAACAGGTGAACATATAGCTGATCAACTAGGTTTAACACGAGCGACTCTTAGGCCGGATTTAGCTATATTGACTATGGCAGGGTTTCTAGATGCACGACCTCGGGTGGGATATTTTTATACCGGAAAATCAGGAGCTCAGCTATTAACAGAAAATCTAAAAAAAATATATGTAAAAGATTATCAGTCCATTCCAGTCGTGGTTCATGAAAATATCTCTGTTTATGATGCTATTGTTACTATGTTTCTTGAGGATGTCGGAACATTGTTTGTCGTGGACCAGGAGTCGATTTTGGTTGGGGTTTTATCTAGAAAAGATTTGCTAAGAGCAAGCCTGGGCAAACAGGAATTGGCAGCTTTGCCAGTAAATATTATCATGACCAGAATGCCTAATATAACAATGTGTCAAAGAGAAGAGCTGTTAATCGACATTGCAATCAAATTAATTGAAAAACAAATTGATGCCTTACCTGTTGTAAAAGAAACGGAAAAGGGTTTTGAAGTAATTGGACGGATAACGAAAACGAACATTACAAAAGCCTTTGTCGCTCTTGCATCGGGAGAATAG
- a CDS encoding cytidine deaminase, whose product MDIKQLIEEAKVAREKAYVPYSKFKVGAALLTVDGKVYHGCNIENAAYSMTNCAERTALFKAVSDGDTEFAMLAVIADTEGPVSPCGACRQVISEFCSKDMLVVLSNLKGDIRETSVGDLLPGAFSPEDLND is encoded by the coding sequence GTGGATATAAAACAATTAATTGAAGAAGCAAAAGTAGCAAGAGAAAAAGCCTACGTTCCGTATTCGAAGTTTAAAGTTGGAGCTGCTCTTTTGACAGTTGACGGGAAAGTTTACCATGGCTGTAATATTGAAAATGCCGCCTATAGCATGACTAATTGCGCAGAGCGTACGGCATTGTTTAAAGCGGTCTCAGACGGTGACACGGAGTTTGCGATGCTCGCTGTTATTGCTGATACGGAGGGGCCAGTTTCTCCGTGTGGAGCTTGTCGTCAAGTGATTTCAGAGTTTTGCTCAAAAGACATGTTGGTGGTCTTATCCAACCTTAAAGGGGACATCCGAGAAACGTCAGTCGGAGACTTGCTGCCCGGAGCTTTTTCACCGGAGGATTTGAATGATTAA
- the recO gene encoding DNA repair protein RecO: protein MLQKCEGIVIRTTDYGETNKVVTLYTREWGKIGVMARGAKKPNSRLSAITQLFTYGYFLIQKGSGLGSLQQGEIISSLRSIREDIFITAYASYVVELTDKATVDEKTPNPFLFELLYQTLNLMNEGYDLDIMANIYEMKMLDLFGLHPCLDQCSVCGNTDGHFSFSLREGGLICHQCVNKDRYALKITPATVKLLRIFYYFDLSRLGNIDVKAETKAELKKVITAYYDEYSGLHLKTKKFLNQMDKMRDMLS from the coding sequence ATGCTTCAAAAATGTGAAGGCATCGTCATTAGAACTACGGATTATGGTGAAACCAATAAGGTTGTCACTCTATATACACGCGAATGGGGGAAAATTGGTGTGATGGCTCGTGGAGCGAAAAAGCCAAATAGTCGACTTTCAGCTATCACCCAGCTTTTTACATATGGATACTTCCTAATTCAAAAAGGAAGTGGATTAGGAAGCCTTCAACAAGGTGAAATAATCTCTTCCCTAAGGTCCATTCGCGAGGATATTTTTATTACAGCGTACGCAAGTTATGTTGTTGAATTAACTGATAAAGCAACGGTAGATGAAAAAACCCCTAATCCTTTTTTGTTTGAATTGCTTTACCAAACGCTGAACTTAATGAATGAGGGATACGATTTAGATATTATGGCGAATATCTATGAGATGAAGATGTTGGATCTTTTCGGCTTACACCCATGTTTAGACCAGTGCTCAGTTTGTGGAAATACAGATGGACATTTTTCTTTTTCTCTTAGAGAAGGCGGTTTAATATGTCATCAGTGTGTAAATAAAGATCGGTATGCTTTGAAAATTACCCCAGCCACAGTCAAACTTCTAAGGATATTTTATTATTTTGATTTATCACGGTTAGGAAATATTGACGTGAAAGCTGAAACAAAAGCGGAACTGAAAAAGGTAATAACGGCATATTATGATGAGTATTCCGGTTTACATTTAAAAACAAAAAAATTTTTAAATCAAATGGATAAAATGAGAGATATGCTATCGTAA
- the yqfD gene encoding sporulation protein YqfD, which yields MKNQWIEFYSGIVSVKITGKGIERFINKLIRSGISVWNVKRHGAETVILFMKLNDVKKLRLAARNSGCSISFQQRIGFPFLFKQLLRNSGIFVGAFLFLFIVLFLSNMVWRVEISGANPATEYKIYKQLDKMGIKTGRLQFFIDDVETIQRKLTNNIQALTWVGVELKGTTFHLQVVEKKEPEQPKVVGPQNLVAKKEAVITKIYVEKGKQLVSVHEHVVPGQLLVSGVIGKEGQEVQVSSKGEIMGETWFKSSVELPLNSTFQVFNGNEKRKYFIKVGNVSIPIWGYGKTRFSEYETDLTNHRIRFLKWELPISFISITLREKEQVTRIYSNEEAVNMAKEIARKDIKSKLTEDATIKGENVLHQAIENGKVTLSIHFQIIENIAESQPIIQGDEE from the coding sequence ATGAAGAACCAATGGATCGAGTTTTATTCCGGTATTGTTTCTGTGAAAATTACCGGGAAAGGGATTGAAAGATTCATTAATAAATTAATTAGAAGTGGTATTTCAGTTTGGAACGTTAAAAGGCACGGTGCAGAAACAGTTATCTTGTTTATGAAACTAAATGATGTAAAAAAACTACGACTGGCTGCTAGAAATAGTGGCTGTTCGATTTCCTTTCAACAAAGAATTGGTTTTCCGTTTTTATTTAAACAACTTTTGAGAAACAGTGGGATTTTTGTAGGGGCGTTCTTATTTCTATTCATCGTACTGTTTTTATCAAACATGGTTTGGCGAGTAGAAATTAGTGGCGCTAACCCAGCCACAGAATATAAGATTTACAAACAATTGGACAAGATGGGAATCAAGACGGGGAGGCTTCAGTTTTTCATTGATGATGTTGAGACGATTCAAAGGAAATTAACCAATAATATTCAAGCGCTAACTTGGGTTGGCGTGGAATTAAAGGGGACAACTTTCCATTTACAGGTTGTAGAAAAGAAGGAACCTGAGCAACCAAAAGTGGTTGGACCTCAAAATTTAGTTGCAAAAAAAGAAGCTGTTATCACGAAAATATACGTAGAAAAGGGAAAACAGCTTGTCAGTGTGCACGAGCATGTAGTTCCAGGGCAACTACTCGTTTCTGGGGTGATTGGAAAAGAAGGGCAGGAAGTTCAAGTTTCGTCAAAAGGTGAAATAATGGGCGAAACCTGGTTCAAGTCAAGTGTTGAACTCCCCCTAAATAGTACTTTTCAAGTGTTCAATGGAAACGAAAAAAGGAAGTATTTTATAAAGGTGGGAAATGTATCGATACCGATTTGGGGCTATGGAAAGACAAGGTTTTCCGAATATGAAACTGATTTAACTAATCATCGTATTCGCTTCCTTAAGTGGGAACTCCCTATTTCGTTTATTAGCATCACCTTAAGGGAGAAGGAACAAGTAACAAGAATTTATTCAAACGAGGAAGCAGTTAACATGGCAAAGGAAATTGCCAGAAAGGATATAAAAAGTAAGCTAACTGAAGATGCTACAATAAAAGGTGAAAATGTTTTACACCAAGCTATTGAGAATGGTAAAGTTACTTTATCAATACATTTCCAAATTATAGAGAATATAGCAGAAAGCCAACCCATAATTCAAGGAGACGAAGAATGA
- a CDS encoding PhoH family protein — translation MTEERKTVDVKLNNQNEAITLFGNSDANLKVIEQELQVSIITRGESLTISGPAEQLELAAKVINKLIEVIKKGITISQRDVSYAVGMVMKGTLDYFGELYEEEITKNAKGKSIRVKTFGQRHYVTSIKENDLVFGIGPAGTGKTYLAVVMAVNALKNGQVKRIILTRPAVEAGESLGFLPGDLKEKVDPYLRPLYDALHDVLGMEHTLRMIERGTIEIAPLAYMRGRTLDDAFAILDEAQNTTHAQMKMFLTRLGFGSKMVITGDRTQIDLPKGVKSGLIEAENILKDVKGVSIVYLEASDVVRHPLVAKIITAYDKEDTTKS, via the coding sequence ATGACAGAAGAGCGAAAAACAGTAGACGTCAAATTAAATAATCAAAATGAAGCGATTACGTTATTTGGTAATTCAGATGCTAACTTGAAAGTAATTGAACAAGAACTTCAGGTATCCATTATTACAAGGGGGGAAAGTTTAACTATTTCTGGACCCGCCGAACAGTTGGAACTTGCAGCAAAAGTAATTAATAAATTAATTGAAGTCATTAAAAAGGGAATAACCATAAGTCAAAGAGACGTTAGTTATGCCGTGGGAATGGTAATGAAAGGTACTCTTGATTATTTTGGTGAATTATACGAAGAAGAAATCACCAAAAATGCCAAAGGAAAATCGATAAGAGTTAAGACATTCGGCCAGCGCCACTATGTTACTTCGATAAAAGAAAACGATTTGGTTTTTGGGATTGGTCCTGCGGGTACAGGTAAAACTTATTTAGCAGTAGTCATGGCCGTTAACGCCTTGAAAAATGGTCAAGTAAAAAGGATTATTTTAACAAGACCTGCAGTTGAAGCTGGGGAGAGTCTCGGTTTTCTTCCAGGTGACTTAAAGGAAAAGGTTGACCCTTATTTACGTCCTTTATATGATGCCTTGCACGACGTCTTAGGTATGGAGCATACACTTCGCATGATTGAACGTGGAACGATTGAGATAGCACCTTTAGCGTATATGCGGGGTAGAACACTAGATGACGCATTTGCCATTTTAGATGAGGCGCAAAACACGACTCATGCGCAAATGAAGATGTTTTTAACTCGTCTTGGATTTGGTTCCAAAATGGTGATAACGGGTGACAGGACCCAAATTGATCTTCCTAAAGGAGTAAAATCTGGTTTAATTGAAGCAGAGAACATCCTAAAGGATGTTAAAGGAGTGTCCATCGTCTATCTGGAGGCTTCGGATGTAGTCCGCCATCCATTAGTTGCAAAGATTATTACCGCCTATGATAAAGAAGATACAACAAAAAGCTGA
- a CDS encoding YdeI/OmpD-associated family protein — MTNSKMNPKVDEFISKANKWKKEYEKLRNIVLDCELTEEFKWMHPCYTFEKKNIVLIHGFKEYCALLFHKGALLKDAHGILIQQTENVQAARQIRFTNTQEIVEMETILKSYIYEAIEVEKAGLEVNFKKNTEIIIPEELQNKFDEIPAVKTAFKSLTPGRQRAYILHFSGPKQSKTRESRVEKCIQQILNGKGLND; from the coding sequence ATGACAAATAGTAAAATGAATCCTAAGGTTGATGAATTTATTAGTAAGGCTAACAAGTGGAAGAAAGAATATGAGAAGTTGAGAAATATCGTTCTTGACTGTGAGCTGACCGAAGAATTTAAGTGGATGCATCCTTGTTACACGTTTGAGAAAAAAAACATAGTTTTAATACATGGATTTAAAGAATATTGCGCACTTCTATTTCACAAAGGTGCCTTATTAAAGGATGCCCATGGGATTCTAATCCAACAAACGGAGAATGTACAGGCGGCGCGCCAGATTCGGTTCACCAATACTCAAGAAATAGTTGAGATGGAAACCATTTTGAAATCCTATATTTATGAAGCCATTGAAGTTGAAAAAGCCGGTTTGGAAGTGAATTTTAAAAAGAATACAGAAATCATAATTCCTGAAGAACTTCAAAATAAATTCGATGAAATCCCTGCCGTAAAAACTGCTTTTAAAAGCTTGACGCCGGGACGACAAAGAGCATACATTCTTCATTTTTCAGGGCCCAAACAATCCAAAACTCGAGAGTCAAGGGTTGAAAAATGTATACAGCAAATTCTCAATGGAAAGGGATTAAATGATTAG
- the era gene encoding GTPase Era: protein MINSTGNKNFKSGFVSIIGRPNVGKSTFLNKVVGQKIAIMSDKPQTTRNKVQGVLTTDDAQLVFIDTPGIHKPQHKLGDFMMKVAINTLREVDLILFMVNAEEGFGRGEEFILEKFQEVKTPIFLVINKIDLVHPDKLFEIIVSYKEKYNFAEIVPISALQGNNIEKVLEQIKRYVPEGPQYYPADQVTDHPERFIITELIREKALQLTHEEVPHSIAVIMEKLDRSDKKGTIHVMASIIVERDSQKGIIIGKQGKMLKEIGQRARKDIENLLGSKVFLELWVKVQKDWRNKMGQLRDFGFRDDEY from the coding sequence ATGATTAATAGTACAGGTAATAAAAATTTTAAATCGGGATTTGTTTCAATAATTGGCAGACCAAATGTTGGGAAATCAACGTTTTTGAACAAAGTTGTTGGTCAAAAGATTGCAATAATGAGCGATAAACCACAAACAACAAGGAATAAGGTGCAGGGTGTTCTAACTACCGATGATGCCCAGTTGGTTTTTATTGATACGCCAGGGATTCATAAACCACAGCATAAACTAGGCGATTTTATGATGAAAGTGGCAATTAACACTCTTAGGGAAGTAGATTTAATTCTATTTATGGTGAATGCTGAGGAAGGCTTTGGACGCGGTGAGGAATTTATTCTTGAAAAATTCCAGGAAGTGAAAACCCCTATCTTTCTTGTTATCAATAAAATTGATTTAGTTCATCCTGATAAGCTTTTTGAAATCATCGTTTCATATAAAGAAAAATATAATTTTGCAGAAATTGTTCCAATATCTGCTCTTCAAGGTAATAATATTGAAAAAGTGTTAGAACAAATAAAACGGTATGTACCTGAAGGACCACAATATTACCCAGCAGACCAGGTAACAGACCATCCTGAACGATTTATCATAACTGAATTAATACGGGAAAAGGCACTTCAATTAACCCATGAGGAAGTACCCCATTCTATCGCCGTGATAATGGAGAAACTTGATCGATCTGATAAAAAGGGAACGATTCATGTAATGGCATCAATTATTGTCGAACGGGATTCCCAAAAAGGAATCATCATTGGCAAACAAGGGAAAATGCTTAAGGAAATTGGTCAACGAGCGCGTAAGGATATTGAAAATCTGCTTGGATCAAAAGTGTTCCTAGAGCTTTGGGTAAAAGTACAAAAAGATTGGCGTAATAAAATGGGACAGCTAAGAGACTTTGGTTTTAGGGATGATGAATATTAA
- a CDS encoding YqzL family protein: MLDFTWKVFSSTGNIDTYLLFKEIEKEKPEIPGNQDDELAEIDFPIS; this comes from the coding sequence ATGTTAGATTTTACCTGGAAAGTTTTTTCAAGCACAGGTAATATTGATACTTATCTTCTTTTCAAGGAAATTGAGAAGGAAAAACCAGAAATACCCGGTAATCAGGATGATGAGCTAGCAGAAATTGATTTTCCCATTTCGTAG
- a CDS encoding glycine--tRNA ligase has protein sequence MSVNMEQIVSHAKHRGFIFPGSEIYGGLANTWDYGPLGVEFKNNIKRAWWKKFVQQSRYNVGLDAAILMNPRTWEASGHIGNFNDPMIDCKKCKARHRADKLIENALDEKGIEMVVDGLSFEKMELLIKEHLIACPDCGSLDYTGIRQFNLMFKTFQGVTESSTNEIFLRPETAQGIFVNFKNVQRTMRKKLPFGIAQIGKSFRNEITPGNFTFRTREFEQMELEFFCKPGEELKWFDYWKQTAEQWLLSLGMSTDKLRLRDHGEEELSHYSNATTDFEYKFPFGWGELWGIASRTDYDLKQHMEFSGEDFHYLDQETNEKYVPYCIEPSLGADRVTLAFLIDAYDEEQLEDGTSRTVMHLHPALAPFKAAVLPLSKKLSEDANEVYDLLAKHFLVDYDESGSIGKRYRRHDEIGTPFCITFDFDSRDDKMVTVRDRDTMEQTRLPISKLVEFIESKIEF, from the coding sequence ATGAGCGTTAATATGGAGCAAATTGTTTCCCATGCGAAACACAGAGGTTTTATTTTTCCGGGTTCGGAAATATACGGAGGCTTGGCAAATACATGGGATTATGGACCATTAGGAGTTGAGTTTAAAAATAATATTAAACGGGCTTGGTGGAAAAAATTTGTACAGCAATCTCGCTATAACGTAGGTCTTGATGCTGCAATTTTAATGAATCCAAGAACATGGGAAGCATCTGGCCATATCGGAAACTTTAACGATCCTATGATTGACTGTAAAAAATGCAAAGCGAGACATCGTGCTGATAAATTAATTGAAAATGCTCTTGATGAAAAAGGCATTGAAATGGTAGTTGACGGACTTTCATTTGAGAAAATGGAATTGTTAATTAAGGAGCATCTAATTGCTTGTCCCGATTGTGGAAGTCTTGATTACACAGGTATTCGTCAATTTAATTTGATGTTCAAAACCTTCCAAGGGGTAACTGAGTCGAGTACGAACGAAATTTTCCTTCGCCCTGAAACAGCCCAAGGCATTTTTGTTAACTTTAAAAATGTGCAAAGAACGATGCGCAAGAAGCTTCCGTTCGGAATTGCTCAAATTGGTAAAAGCTTTCGTAATGAAATAACACCTGGTAATTTTACGTTCCGAACAAGGGAATTTGAACAAATGGAATTAGAATTTTTCTGTAAGCCAGGTGAAGAGCTGAAATGGTTTGATTATTGGAAACAGACTGCGGAGCAATGGCTATTATCGCTAGGAATGAGCACTGATAAGTTACGTTTGCGCGATCATGGTGAAGAAGAATTATCTCACTATAGTAATGCGACCACTGATTTTGAATATAAATTCCCGTTTGGCTGGGGTGAGCTATGGGGAATTGCTTCCAGAACCGATTATGATTTAAAGCAACATATGGAATTCTCGGGTGAAGATTTCCATTATCTAGATCAAGAAACAAATGAGAAATATGTTCCTTATTGCATTGAGCCATCATTAGGTGCAGATCGTGTTACACTTGCCTTTTTAATTGATGCTTATGATGAGGAACAATTGGAAGATGGCACCTCAAGAACTGTTATGCACCTACATCCTGCATTAGCACCTTTTAAAGCAGCAGTCTTACCACTTTCTAAAAAATTATCAGAAGACGCAAATGAAGTGTACGATCTATTAGCTAAGCATTTCTTGGTTGATTATGATGAGTCAGGATCTATCGGAAAACGGTACCGCCGCCATGATGAAATCGGTACTCCTTTCTGTATCACGTTTGACTTTGATTCTAGAGATGACAAAATGGTAACCGTTCGTGACCGTGACACGATGGAACAAACACGTCTACCTATTTCAAAATTAGTTGAATTCATCGAAAGCAAAATTGAATTCTAA
- a CDS encoding HD family phosphohydrolase, translated as MEKIQLQLAKIKNLFGETLFQIFIFLILGLILFGEMYSNIKPEKLDLTLFSVAEQTIRSPITVEDKQSTEKKRKEALDQVKDVYILKKEYTQNRVDLITSIFDSVSEVQVEVADEMNQKQKESVSDGGTVKDSAPSISDQLTRLKGKLTENVTKEISDPVFIALLQSSKDELSISKDLAITAINNVMNSRISADNVENTKKRLEEELKYTSLNSSLKNATIELGRYAIIQNEFYDPNATEEMRQLAIEGVEPVKILQGQILVEEGQLISRDIYRQLDLVGLLAHNSSLKPFLGLALILAVLLGGLYYFFHILNIKQEMKQTYVLIVSIILILSISIMKILSLFLQLNFSDIGYIFPSAMGAMLIKLLINERMAVAFSVILAICGSIIFNEGITGTMQVTVSIYMVISGLASVLFLSKHNNRTKILQAGLLVTVVNILVILSLMFLRNGQYSGMEYGFYLVGALISGIGSAVLTIGLLPFFEAGFGILSTMKLIELSNPNHPLLRKILTNAPGTYHHSVMVANLAETACEAIGANGLLARVGCYYHDIGKTKRPQFFIENQMNIQNPHDRIPAQTSKNIILSHVIDGAEMLRRKKMPKEIIDIAEQHHGTTLLQFFYHKATQSGIETTNEADYRYPGPKAQTKEAAVIGIADSVEAAVRSMIHPTHEQIESIVRKIISDRLQDDQFSECDITLKELETVSQALYDTLRGIFHSRIEYPEIIKQKVNQA; from the coding sequence TTGGAGAAAATTCAGCTTCAACTTGCAAAAATAAAAAATTTATTCGGTGAAACCTTGTTTCAAATTTTTATATTTTTGATTCTTGGATTGATTCTATTTGGAGAAATGTACAGTAACATAAAACCAGAAAAGCTTGATCTTACTTTGTTTTCCGTTGCTGAACAGACAATCCGATCACCAATAACGGTTGAGGACAAACAAAGTACTGAGAAAAAACGCAAGGAAGCACTTGATCAGGTAAAGGATGTCTATATATTAAAAAAAGAATACACGCAAAATCGAGTTGATTTAATCACGTCCATTTTTGATTCCGTTTCTGAAGTTCAGGTAGAAGTTGCCGATGAAATGAATCAAAAGCAAAAAGAGAGCGTTTCAGATGGTGGAACAGTAAAAGATAGTGCACCATCCATTTCAGATCAATTGACTAGATTAAAGGGTAAACTTACTGAAAATGTTACCAAGGAGATTTCAGATCCTGTCTTTATAGCGCTATTACAATCTTCAAAGGATGAATTATCGATTTCGAAAGATTTAGCCATTACCGCAATCAATAACGTTATGAATTCTCGGATATCAGCAGATAATGTTGAAAATACTAAAAAACGACTTGAAGAAGAATTGAAGTACACTAGTTTAAATAGTAGCTTAAAGAATGCAACGATTGAACTCGGAAGATATGCCATTATTCAAAATGAATTTTATGATCCAAATGCTACCGAAGAGATGCGCCAACTGGCAATTGAGGGTGTTGAACCAGTAAAAATTCTTCAAGGCCAAATTTTAGTTGAAGAGGGTCAATTAATCAGCCGTGACATATATCGCCAGTTAGATCTTGTGGGTTTGCTTGCTCATAACAGTTCGCTGAAACCATTCTTGGGCTTAGCGCTTATCCTAGCTGTTTTATTGGGTGGATTGTATTACTTCTTTCATATTTTGAATATTAAGCAAGAAATGAAACAAACATATGTTTTAATTGTGAGTATTATTTTAATTTTATCTATCTCAATCATGAAGATCCTAAGTTTGTTTTTACAATTAAATTTCTCTGATATCGGTTATATTTTTCCTTCGGCGATGGGCGCAATGTTAATCAAATTGTTAATAAACGAAAGGATGGCAGTTGCCTTTTCAGTTATTTTAGCTATTTGTGGAAGCATCATTTTTAACGAAGGGATAACAGGAACGATGCAAGTAACCGTTTCGATATATATGGTTATTAGCGGACTTGCAAGTGTGTTATTTTTAAGTAAACATAATAATCGAACTAAAATTTTGCAGGCCGGACTTTTGGTTACAGTGGTAAATATTTTGGTCATCCTATCCTTAATGTTTTTGCGGAATGGCCAGTATTCTGGAATGGAATATGGTTTTTATTTAGTCGGTGCACTTATATCAGGGATTGGGTCAGCGGTATTAACGATTGGATTATTACCATTTTTTGAAGCAGGATTTGGAATTTTATCAACGATGAAGCTTATTGAGCTATCGAACCCTAATCATCCACTCCTTAGGAAGATTTTAACCAATGCACCTGGTACTTACCACCATAGTGTAATGGTGGCAAACCTAGCAGAAACGGCTTGTGAGGCAATTGGAGCCAATGGTTTATTGGCAAGAGTTGGTTGTTATTATCATGATATAGGAAAAACAAAAAGACCACAATTTTTTATTGAAAACCAAATGAACATTCAAAATCCACATGATCGAATTCCGGCGCAAACAAGCAAGAATATTATTCTTTCACATGTTATTGATGGAGCAGAAATGCTCCGGAGAAAAAAAATGCCGAAAGAAATCATTGATATTGCAGAACAACATCATGGAACTACACTATTACAATTCTTTTACCACAAGGCTACCCAAAGTGGCATTGAGACAACAAACGAAGCCGATTATCGTTATCCAGGTCCAAAAGCACAAACAAAAGAAGCAGCTGTTATTGGGATTGCTGATAGCGTGGAGGCAGCAGTACGGTCAATGATTCATCCAACACATGAACAAATTGAATCAATTGTTAGAAAAATTATTTCAGATCGCCTCCAAGATGATCAGTTTAGTGAATGCGATATAACATTGAAGGAACTTGAAACAGTTTCACAAGCATTATATGACACATTAAGAGGTATATTTCATTCAAGGATCGAGTACCCAGAAATCATAAAACAGAAGGTGAATCAAGCGTGA